GATATCCCATGGCCGTGGCGAGTCGGCACACGATCTCCCATTCCGACAGCCCCGTGCGCGGCGGCATGACCGGTCGCACCCGATTGATGCGGCGCTCAGCGTTCGTGAACGTGCCGTCCTTTTCGAGGAAGGCCGTGCCCGGGAAGAACACGTGCGCGTACTTCGCGGTCTCGTTCAGAAACAGATCCTGCACGACCACCAGCTCCATCGCGCGGAGGGCGTCAGTCACGTGCTTCGTATCGGGATCGGACTGCGCAATGTCCTCGCCGTGAATGAAGAGGCCGTGAAACTGACCGGCTGTGGCCGAGGCGAGCATGTTCGGAATACGCAGCCCTGGCTCGGCGTCGAGGGCCACATGCCACGCCTGCTCGAACTGCGCGCGAATGGCGTCGTCGCCAATGTGCCGGTAGCCCGGTAACTCGTGCGGGAACGACCCCATGTCGCAGGCGCCCTGCACGTTGTTCTGGCCACGTAGCGGGTTCACACCCGTCCCCTCGCGTCCGATGTGCCCCGCCGCCATGGCCAGGTTGGCAATGCCCATGACCATCGTACTGCCTTGACTGTGTTCGGTGACGCCCAGCCCGTAGTAGATCGCCGAATTGTCAGCGGTAGCGTACAGGCGCGCGGCGCGTCGCACGTCGTCGGCGGGTACGCCGCTGAATGCCTCGGTGGCTTCGGGCGAATGCTCGGGGAGCGCAATGAAGTCGCGCCACTGCGCGAACGACTTCGTGTCGCATCGCTCCGCGACAAAGGCCTCGTTCACCAACCCTTCGGTGACGATCACATGCGCCATCGCGTTGACCACGGCGACGTTGGTGCCCGGCCTGAGCGGCAGGTGAAACGCCGCCTGAATGTGCGGGCTGCGCACCAGATCGATGCGGCGCGGATCGATCACGATGAGCTTCGCGCCCTGCCGCAGCCGGCGTTTCATACGCGAGGCAAACACCGGATGCGCGTCGGTGGGATTGGCGCCGATCACCACGATCACATCGGCGTGTGCCACCGACTTGAAATCCTGCGTGCCCGCCGACGTGCCGAACGTCTGCTTGAGACCGTATCCGGTAGGCGAATGACATACACGCGCGCAGGTATCGATGTTGTTGTTGCCGAAGGCGGCGCGCACCATCTTCTGCACCACGTACACTTCTTCGTTGGTGCATCGTGACGACGAGATGCCGCCGATAGCGCCGCGTCCGTGCTGGTCCTGAATCGCGCGGAACCGTTCGGCCGCATGCACGATGGCCTCGTCCCAGCTCACCTCACGCCATTCGTCGGTAATGTGCTCACGCACCATCGGCGCGAGTACGCGGTCGCGATGGCTGGCGTAGCCCCACGCAAAGCGTCCCTTCACGCAGGAGTGCCCTTCGTTGGCGCCGCCACTCATGTCGGGTACCATGCGCACCACATCGTTGCCCTTCATCTCGGCATTGAACGAGCAGCCCACGCCGCAGTACGCGCAGGTGGTTTTTACCGTGCGATCGGGCTGGCCGGCGGCGATGACGCTCTTCTCCGTGAGCGTGGCCGTGGGGCAGGCCTGCACGCAGGCGCCGCACGACACGCACTCCGACGCCAGGAACGACTCGTTCATACCGGCGCTGACCTTCGAGCCGAATCCGCGATCGGTGATGCTCAGCGCGAACGTGCCCTGAATCTCGTCGCAGGCTCGCACGCAACGTGAACAGACGATGCACTTGGCGGGATCGAAGGTGAAGTACGGGTTCGACTCGTCCTTCTCGGCCTGCAGGTGATTCGCCCCGTCCATGCCATAGCGCACCTCACGCAGCCCGACGGCGCCGGCCATATCCTGCAGCTCGCAGTCGCCGTTCGCCGCGCAGGTCAGGCAATCGAGCGGATGGTCGGAGATGTAGAGCTCCATCACGTTGCGGCGCACGCGCGCGACTTTCTCGGTCTGTGTGCGGACGACCATTCCCTCCTCGACCGGCGTCGTACATGAGGCCGGAAGTCCCCTGCGGCCGAAGATGTCGACCACGCACAGCCGGCATGAGCCGAACGCTTGCAGCGAGTCGGTGGCACAGAGCTT
This region of Gemmatimonas groenlandica genomic DNA includes:
- the fdhF gene encoding formate dehydrogenase subunit alpha, translating into MSTTTTTMVYLTIDGIPVTAPAGTSVMRAARDAGIAIAKLCATDSLQAFGSCRLCVVDIFGRRGLPASCTTPVEEGMVVRTQTEKVARVRRNVMELYISDHPLDCLTCAANGDCELQDMAGAVGLREVRYGMDGANHLQAEKDESNPYFTFDPAKCIVCSRCVRACDEIQGTFALSITDRGFGSKVSAGMNESFLASECVSCGACVQACPTATLTEKSVIAAGQPDRTVKTTCAYCGVGCSFNAEMKGNDVVRMVPDMSGGANEGHSCVKGRFAWGYASHRDRVLAPMVREHITDEWREVSWDEAIVHAAERFRAIQDQHGRGAIGGISSSRCTNEEVYVVQKMVRAAFGNNNIDTCARVCHSPTGYGLKQTFGTSAGTQDFKSVAHADVIVVIGANPTDAHPVFASRMKRRLRQGAKLIVIDPRRIDLVRSPHIQAAFHLPLRPGTNVAVVNAMAHVIVTEGLVNEAFVAERCDTKSFAQWRDFIALPEHSPEATEAFSGVPADDVRRAARLYATADNSAIYYGLGVTEHSQGSTMVMGIANLAMAAGHIGREGTGVNPLRGQNNVQGACDMGSFPHELPGYRHIGDDAIRAQFEQAWHVALDAEPGLRIPNMLASATAGQFHGLFIHGEDIAQSDPDTKHVTDALRAMELVVVQDLFLNETAKYAHVFFPGTAFLEKDGTFTNAERRINRVRPVMPPRTGLSEWEIVCRLATAMGYPMEYRNAAEIMDEIASLTPTFAGVSFAHLDRVGSVQWPCTERTPLGTRIMHQDGFVRGKGRFLITEYVPTDEKSTRRFPLLLTTGRILSQYNVGTATRRTANTVWHPEDVLEMHPHDAEVRGIGEGDSVYIASRKGAITLHATVTDRVPPGIVYTTFHHPDSAANVITTEYSDWATNCPEYKVTAVEVRPGD